A window of Rhabdothermincola salaria contains these coding sequences:
- a CDS encoding post-COAP-1 domain-containing protein: protein MAVTNDFQPPTVIGTADREPNSEGWYNGPVSISWWAEDNVDGVLPSPAPVTLGTDGSDQFASSDSVCDAAGNCAVGQYGPVNIDSSPPAISPVLDSSPNDAGWFNQMPTVSFACADALSGIASCAEPATVGEGGDQAVEGNAVDVAGNEATAQSAGLNVDLSAPLVTDLWLSVSPVSMAQDTVVGADFLDELSGVVGAEYFVGADPGAGAGQVMLVDEGEASATITGGLLSPGVHNLGVRVVDAAGNWSDTVTISLVVYDPTGDFVTGGGWIVPGGDFSDSGDDLPGLDGSSKANFGFVVKYRNGASTTPDGNLQFVYRAGDFRLHSESLEWLVTNPTMAQFQGTATIDGLPGSYRFSVQAIDGGRNGADRFRLRVFGLADDPLADSATYQASGDVSGGNIIIHRR from the coding sequence GTGGCAGTGACCAATGATTTTCAGCCGCCGACGGTCATTGGGACGGCGGATCGCGAACCGAATAGCGAGGGCTGGTACAACGGTCCGGTTTCGATCTCTTGGTGGGCTGAGGACAACGTGGACGGGGTCCTCCCAAGTCCGGCCCCTGTCACCCTGGGCACAGATGGATCGGATCAATTCGCATCGTCTGATTCTGTCTGCGACGCCGCGGGCAACTGTGCAGTGGGACAGTACGGACCAGTGAACATTGATTCGTCCCCTCCCGCGATCTCGCCGGTGCTGGACTCGAGCCCCAACGATGCCGGGTGGTTCAACCAGATGCCCACGGTGTCCTTCGCGTGCGCCGACGCCCTGTCAGGTATAGCGAGTTGCGCGGAGCCGGCGACCGTTGGAGAGGGTGGAGACCAGGCCGTCGAGGGAAATGCGGTTGATGTTGCTGGCAACGAGGCCACCGCACAGAGTGCAGGGCTGAACGTCGACCTGAGCGCCCCGCTGGTGACAGATCTCTGGCTTTCGGTCTCGCCTGTGTCCATGGCGCAAGACACTGTGGTAGGCGCGGACTTCCTTGATGAGCTCTCCGGCGTCGTGGGAGCGGAGTACTTCGTTGGGGCGGATCCGGGTGCTGGCGCGGGTCAGGTCATGTTGGTCGACGAGGGCGAGGCAAGCGCGACGATCACGGGAGGGTTGTTGTCTCCTGGCGTGCACAACCTCGGAGTGCGCGTGGTCGATGCCGCCGGGAACTGGTCGGATACCGTGACCATCTCACTCGTCGTCTACGACCCCACCGGCGATTTCGTCACGGGAGGTGGCTGGATCGTGCCGGGCGGTGACTTCTCCGATTCCGGGGACGACCTGCCGGGACTCGACGGCTCGTCGAAGGCGAACTTCGGGTTCGTGGTGAAGTACCGCAACGGCGCCTCGACGACGCCCGACGGCAACCTGCAGTTCGTATACCGCGCAGGCGACTTCCGGTTGCACTCCGAGTCGCTCGAATGGCTGGTCACCAACCCGACCATGGCCCAGTTCCAGGGAACGGCCACCATCGACGGGCTCCCCGGGTCGTACCGGTTCAGCGTGCAGGCCATCGACGGAGGAAGGAACGGGGCGGACCGCTTCCGACTCCGGGTCTTCGGTCTCGCAGACGACCCGCTTGCCGACTCGGCCACCTACCAAGCATCGGGTGACGTCAGCGGCGGCAACATCATCATCCATCGCCGCTGA